A single Methanolobus sp. ZRKC5 DNA region contains:
- a CDS encoding hydroxymethylglutaryl-CoA synthase, with protein sequence MSVGIVSYGAYVPKYRIKIEEIARVWGDDAEILRSGLMVNEKAVPDVDEDAATIAVEAARAAVLRSDIDAQRIGAVYTGSESHPYAVKPTSTIVAEATGATPVLTAADFEFACKAGTAAVQACMGLVSSGMIDLGLAIGTDVAQGAPGDALEYTAAAGGVAFVIGNKESELVAVIEDTYSFTTDTPDFWRREGMPYPEHGGRFTGEPGYFKHVSNAAKGLMAKMDTKPADYDYAVFHQPNGKFPTRVAKMLGFSKEQIKPGLVVPRLGNTYSGSCMMGIAATMDQAKPGDRIFATAFGSGAGGDAFSITVTDKIEEIRDNAPKVEELLENPIYIDYAKYAKHKGKIKVA encoded by the coding sequence ATGAGTGTAGGGATAGTCTCATATGGTGCCTATGTACCAAAATATAGAATTAAGATCGAAGAAATCGCCCGTGTATGGGGAGACGATGCAGAAATACTCAGATCAGGACTGATGGTCAACGAAAAAGCAGTTCCTGATGTTGATGAGGACGCAGCTACAATTGCAGTGGAGGCTGCAAGAGCCGCAGTTTTAAGATCAGATATAGATGCGCAGAGAATAGGTGCAGTTTACACCGGTTCAGAAAGCCATCCTTATGCTGTCAAACCTACCAGTACTATAGTTGCAGAAGCAACCGGTGCAACGCCGGTACTTACTGCAGCTGATTTTGAATTTGCATGCAAGGCAGGGACCGCAGCAGTCCAGGCATGCATGGGACTTGTTTCCTCAGGAATGATAGACCTCGGGCTTGCCATTGGGACTGATGTTGCCCAGGGAGCCCCGGGAGATGCTCTTGAATATACTGCCGCAGCAGGCGGTGTTGCTTTTGTAATCGGGAACAAGGAATCAGAGCTTGTAGCCGTTATCGAGGATACATATTCTTTTACGACCGATACCCCTGACTTCTGGAGACGTGAAGGCATGCCATACCCCGAACACGGAGGCAGATTCACAGGAGAACCAGGATACTTCAAGCATGTTTCAAACGCTGCGAAGGGCCTTATGGCAAAAATGGATACAAAACCTGCTGATTATGATTATGCAGTATTCCACCAGCCAAACGGAAAATTCCCGACACGTGTAGCTAAAATGCTTGGCTTCAGTAAAGAACAGATAAAGCCCGGACTTGTAGTTCCAAGACTTGGAAACACATACTCAGGCTCATGCATGATGGGAATTGCAGCAACTATGGATCAGGCAAAACCAGGAGACCGCATATTTGCAACCGCATTTGGATCAGGAGCAGGCGGAGATGCCTTCAGCATAACAGTGACTGACAAGATAGAAGAAATACGTGATAATGCACCTAAGGTAGAAGAACTCCTTGAAAACCCGATCTATATAGACTACGCCAAATATGCCAAGCATAAAGGGAAAATAAAGGTAGCATGA
- a CDS encoding helix-turn-helix domain-containing protein: MNEDESHGMVRQRLAEKMAGEITLSGKPGEALKKWRLNFEIAQTDLSGYLGVSPSVISDYESGRRKSPGTLIVSRIVAALLEIDSQRGGQKIHAYEGILFADKTSKAIYATYEYTFPMQVAKLANIIQADIVNKGIEKPLYGFTVVDSKKAILELSSHEFQKLYGWSTERAMIFTKVTTGKSPMVAIRVTNLKPGAVVIHGLRGNEVHLIAKKMAEIDRIPLLATTMDIDEMVEALKKYS; the protein is encoded by the coding sequence ATGAATGAAGACGAATCACACGGAATGGTTCGCCAGCGTCTTGCAGAAAAGATGGCAGGCGAGATAACACTATCTGGAAAACCTGGCGAGGCCTTGAAAAAATGGCGATTGAACTTCGAAATCGCACAGACGGACCTATCCGGTTATCTCGGTGTTTCACCTTCCGTCATCAGCGACTATGAAAGTGGCAGGAGGAAATCTCCAGGCACACTTATTGTGAGTAGAATAGTCGCAGCCCTTCTCGAAATAGATTCACAGAGAGGAGGACAGAAAATTCATGCTTATGAGGGGATACTTTTCGCAGATAAAACGTCAAAGGCCATTTACGCCACCTATGAATACACATTTCCCATGCAGGTTGCAAAGCTTGCCAATATCATTCAGGCAGATATCGTTAACAAAGGAATCGAGAAACCATTGTATGGTTTTACCGTGGTTGACAGCAAAAAAGCTATTCTTGAACTTTCATCCCATGAGTTTCAGAAACTCTATGGCTGGAGTACAGAGCGTGCAATGATATTCACAAAGGTCACAACCGGCAAGTCACCAATGGTAGCCATAAGGGTCACGAACCTGAAACCAGGTGCTGTTGTTATACATGGGCTGCGTGGAAATGAGGTTCATTTAATAGCGAAGAAAATGGCCGAAATTGACAGGATCCCCCTCCTTGCAACAACAATGGACATTGATGAAATGGTAGAAGCGCTGAAAAAGTATAGCTGA
- the cas4 gene encoding CRISPR-associated protein Cas4, whose product MAENLSDSDEEPFLHSEKLNVTGIPYRLVEIGGSFVPVLIKTGKVPENGVWMNDRLHLTSFAMLAEDMYGSIIKSGFVLYARSGLYRNVNIHANDRRQVLKAIGRVRKIKEGSMPDKKESSLCADCSYSEMCNVKSSLASKFF is encoded by the coding sequence CTGGCTGAAAACCTTTCAGATTCAGATGAAGAGCCGTTCCTTCATTCTGAAAAGCTCAATGTAACAGGTATTCCGTACAGATTGGTGGAAATTGGGGGGTCGTTTGTTCCTGTGCTCATTAAAACAGGCAAAGTTCCCGAAAATGGTGTGTGGATGAATGACAGGTTACACCTTACATCTTTTGCAATGCTTGCTGAGGATATGTATGGTAGCATTATCAAGTCCGGCTTTGTTCTGTATGCAAGGTCAGGTCTTTACAGGAATGTTAACATCCATGCAAATGACCGCAGACAGGTTCTAAAGGCAATCGGACGTGTAAGGAAGATAAAAGAAGGCAGTATGCCTGATAAAAAAGAAAGCTCTCTTTGTGCTGATTGCAGTTATTCTGAGATGTGTAACGTGAAATCATCTCTTGCTTCAAAATTCTTTTAA
- a CDS encoding phosphoadenosine phosphosulfate reductase family protein, with protein MSKALYLGELLLYWCPSCNVPVLGKECSCGTATGQVTITPPGDIRPAFPYDVDLVNKLSIEQFNAPLIADERVVVMNKSPYDDRMDEIIVDGEVIGTIRFELEQLKWVLLLRLNGARRIFDNADHNTLKSWVSVDEGAEKFILGGASLLAPGVKDADPSIRELNEVVVLTHDGKVLGTGRSRMTGEKMLERGKGVAVKVRSKEEPKAIVIPSGGQTWNDVVKANETYMNDFVERSHKFIKNVSSSVDRPATVSYSGGKDSLAVLHLVSECLDDYDLIFADTGIEFPETLKNVHDVTQYYGKTLNIISSGDAFWDSVDSFGPPSVEVRWCCKVCKLGPITQIINENYEDGCLTFIGQRKYESSARAKSERVWKNPWVGNQVAAAPIQNWTAMHVWLYIFKNELLFNPMYENGFDRIGCWLCPSCSLADLVRLKETHPEMEKKLNDYLLSYAQRMGLSEDWVKHGFWRWKELPPQLKEIAKKKGIEFIPKGSNENSLNFVITSGYRPCKQGGISAEGGFDGPVDLGRLEHTGMLEAVGKASYMEGVAMVSLEEDRAQIFASGSVTARSDSDKDARKLMKKVELSVRRALLCSGCGVCVGNCSHRSIKMKKGLAIINEGCVHCGKCIDVCPVVKFNS; from the coding sequence ATGTCAAAAGCTCTTTATCTCGGTGAATTGCTCCTTTACTGGTGTCCTTCATGTAATGTTCCTGTTCTTGGAAAAGAATGTTCTTGTGGTACTGCTACGGGGCAGGTAACAATAACTCCCCCTGGTGATATTCGGCCTGCTTTTCCGTATGATGTAGACCTTGTCAATAAACTCTCAATTGAACAGTTCAATGCACCACTGATAGCTGATGAGCGAGTGGTGGTCATGAATAAATCACCTTATGATGACCGTATGGATGAGATAATTGTTGACGGTGAAGTTATAGGGACTATCCGTTTTGAACTCGAACAGTTGAAGTGGGTTCTGCTCCTGAGGTTAAATGGTGCGCGTCGTATATTCGATAATGCTGATCACAATACCCTTAAAAGCTGGGTGTCTGTCGATGAAGGTGCTGAAAAATTTATCCTCGGCGGTGCAAGTTTACTTGCCCCTGGAGTTAAAGATGCCGATCCATCTATCAGGGAATTGAATGAGGTAGTGGTCCTGACCCATGATGGAAAAGTTCTTGGTACGGGCCGTTCCCGTATGACCGGGGAAAAAATGCTTGAAAGGGGCAAAGGTGTTGCCGTTAAAGTGCGCTCTAAGGAAGAGCCTAAAGCTATTGTTATCCCCTCTGGCGGACAGACCTGGAATGACGTTGTAAAGGCAAATGAGACTTATATGAATGACTTTGTCGAGCGGTCCCACAAATTCATCAAAAATGTTTCTTCTTCAGTGGACCGTCCGGCGACTGTCTCCTATTCAGGTGGTAAGGACAGTCTTGCGGTGCTTCACCTTGTTAGTGAATGTCTTGATGACTATGATCTTATTTTTGCTGATACCGGCATCGAGTTCCCTGAAACCCTGAAAAATGTCCATGATGTTACGCAATATTATGGCAAAACTCTGAATATAATTAGCTCAGGTGATGCTTTTTGGGACTCCGTCGACAGCTTCGGTCCTCCAAGTGTGGAAGTTCGCTGGTGCTGTAAGGTATGTAAACTTGGACCCATTACTCAGATAATAAATGAAAATTATGAGGATGGTTGTCTTACTTTCATAGGGCAGAGGAAATATGAATCCAGCGCAAGAGCTAAAAGTGAACGTGTCTGGAAGAATCCATGGGTTGGAAATCAAGTGGCTGCAGCACCTATTCAGAACTGGACCGCAATGCATGTCTGGCTCTATATATTCAAGAACGAGCTTCTGTTCAATCCAATGTATGAGAATGGGTTTGACAGAATAGGATGCTGGCTATGTCCTTCCTGTTCACTGGCTGATCTTGTGAGGCTTAAGGAAACCCATCCTGAAATGGAAAAGAAACTGAATGATTATCTGCTTTCTTATGCGCAGCGCATGGGGCTGTCAGAGGACTGGGTCAAACATGGTTTCTGGAGATGGAAAGAACTTCCTCCTCAGTTGAAGGAAATTGCAAAGAAAAAAGGGATAGAGTTTATTCCAAAAGGCAGTAATGAAAATAGCCTGAACTTTGTCATAACTTCCGGCTATCGCCCATGTAAACAGGGAGGAATATCTGCAGAGGGTGGTTTTGATGGCCCTGTTGACCTGGGAAGACTTGAGCACACAGGAATGCTAGAGGCAGTAGGAAAGGCTTCTTACATGGAAGGTGTGGCTATGGTAAGCCTTGAAGAGGACCGTGCACAGATATTTGCCTCAGGCAGTGTTACTGCGAGAAGTGATTCTGACAAAGATGCAAGGAAACTGATGAAAAAAGTGGAACTCTCTGTAAGAAGAGCCCTGCTTTGCAGTGGTTGTGGTGTCTGCGTGGGTAATTGCAGTCATAGATCCATAAAAATGAAGAAAGGACTTGCTATTATTAATGAAGGATGTGTACATTGTGGAAAATGCATCGACGTCTGTCCCGTTGTCAAATTCAATTCCTGA
- the purH gene encoding bifunctional phosphoribosylaminoimidazolecarboxamide formyltransferase/IMP cyclohydrolase: MVKRALLSVSDKTGIVDFARGLEKLDIQIISTGGTARMLRDADIKVTDVSDVTGFPEMMGGRVKTLHPKIHGGILCIRDDHDHMGEAQKADVEMIDLVVVNLYPFEVTVSKEGVLLEEAIENIDIGGPAMLRSAAKNYRSVSVVCDPLDYGHILKEIRSAGIISQQTREQLAVKAFRHTADYDATIDTYLSKELLGQDVLRLNFTDGVTLRYGENWHQEAKFYKEAGIKGPSLANAKQLHGKELSYNNYIDADNALQTVKEMSSSKPVVTIVKHNNPCGLATGNTLLQALQAAWDGDPISAYGSIICTDTVFDLQSAEFLNGKFVEIILAPGFEHDALEYLKNKSANLRILELPEFNEPFSMDDTYKYVNGGILKQSRNVGIYDKWECVTDIEYPEDMRAVSEFSMHACKCVKSNAVTLGYEYQDGCYMMLSMGAGQPNRVDSIRKLAVTKARENLQVIYDRETSDVSFDEYCNDVFSKCAMASDAFFPFDDSVVHSAEHGIKYILSPGGSIRDKEVIDTANRLAVSMVFTGMRHFLH, encoded by the coding sequence TTGGTAAAGAGAGCACTGCTCAGCGTTTCTGATAAGACCGGAATTGTAGATTTTGCTCGTGGACTCGAAAAACTGGATATACAGATTATTTCTACCGGAGGAACCGCCCGCATGCTTCGTGACGCAGATATTAAGGTCACGGATGTATCGGATGTAACAGGTTTCCCGGAAATGATGGGCGGCAGGGTTAAGACTCTTCATCCTAAGATTCATGGCGGCATCCTTTGTATAAGGGACGATCATGATCATATGGGAGAGGCCCAAAAAGCAGATGTAGAAATGATAGACCTTGTAGTGGTCAACCTTTATCCTTTTGAGGTCACGGTTTCGAAAGAAGGCGTATTGCTTGAAGAAGCTATTGAAAATATTGATATTGGCGGGCCTGCCATGCTTCGTTCGGCTGCCAAGAATTATCGTTCAGTGAGTGTTGTATGCGATCCGTTGGATTATGGTCACATACTAAAGGAGATTCGTTCTGCTGGTATTATTTCTCAACAAACCAGAGAACAGCTTGCGGTGAAGGCTTTCAGACATACGGCAGATTATGATGCAACAATTGATACTTACCTTAGCAAGGAGTTGCTTGGTCAGGATGTACTACGCCTGAACTTTACTGATGGTGTCACGCTCAGATATGGTGAGAACTGGCATCAGGAAGCTAAATTCTATAAAGAGGCTGGCATTAAGGGTCCATCCCTTGCAAATGCAAAACAGCTTCATGGTAAAGAGTTGTCCTATAACAACTATATTGATGCTGATAATGCCCTTCAGACAGTCAAAGAGATGTCTTCTTCCAAACCTGTCGTGACAATTGTAAAACACAACAACCCCTGTGGACTTGCCACCGGCAATACGTTGTTACAGGCACTTCAGGCAGCATGGGACGGCGATCCCATATCCGCTTATGGAAGTATTATCTGTACTGACACTGTCTTTGATCTACAGTCGGCAGAATTCCTGAATGGGAAATTTGTTGAGATCATTCTTGCTCCCGGCTTTGAACATGATGCCCTTGAATATCTGAAGAATAAGAGTGCAAACCTTCGTATTCTTGAGCTTCCTGAGTTCAATGAACCTTTTAGTATGGATGACACCTACAAGTATGTTAACGGTGGTATACTGAAGCAGTCCCGAAACGTAGGTATCTATGATAAATGGGAATGTGTAACAGATATTGAATATCCTGAGGACATGCGAGCGGTCTCTGAATTTTCAATGCATGCATGCAAGTGTGTAAAGTCAAATGCTGTAACTCTTGGATATGAATATCAGGACGGTTGCTACATGATGCTTTCAATGGGTGCAGGGCAGCCAAACAGGGTTGATTCCATTAGAAAACTTGCTGTGACAAAAGCCCGTGAGAACCTTCAGGTCATATATGATCGGGAGACGTCTGATGTTTCTTTTGATGAATACTGCAATGATGTCTTTTCGAAATGCGCCATGGCATCGGATGCTTTCTTCCCATTCGATGACAGTGTAGTGCATTCAGCTGAACATGGAATTAAGTATATTCTATCTCCGGGTGGTTCTATAAGGGACAAGGAAGTCATTGACACAGCTAACAGATTGGCTGTATCTATGGTATTCACCGGAATGAGGCACTTCTTGCATTGA
- a CDS encoding winged helix-turn-helix domain-containing protein — translation MKSKGILSILTFSEKRKDILFLLEEKPCTLSDIKEYFNVSSPEISPRIKEMVNYNLIKKADKHYQITPIGLAMIRHFRPFLEIIETIEKNESFWKEHYLDDIPQSMIDNLMELKNSELVSDSIENIYESHKTFTENISKSSFLKGVSSIFIPTYPDFVVGMAERNVPTSLILTEKVFSKVRDEHREKLEYYLNASQTELFVVDDIKVAFVVTDVFFSMSLFFNPDTYDPRDDLVGYDRSSLKWGSDLFDHYKGMSRQIPSI, via the coding sequence GTGAAATCAAAGGGGATTCTAAGTATACTGACCTTTTCAGAAAAAAGGAAAGACATTTTGTTCTTACTTGAGGAAAAGCCTTGCACGCTATCTGATATAAAAGAATATTTCAATGTATCTTCTCCAGAAATATCTCCTCGGATTAAAGAGATGGTGAACTACAATCTTATAAAGAAAGCTGATAAACACTATCAAATCACTCCTATAGGCCTAGCCATGATCAGGCACTTCAGGCCATTTCTGGAAATAATTGAGACCATAGAAAAGAATGAATCATTTTGGAAAGAACATTATCTTGATGATATTCCACAAAGCATGATCGACAATCTCATGGAACTGAAGAACAGTGAACTTGTCTCGGATAGTATTGAGAATATTTATGAATCTCATAAGACTTTCACCGAAAACATTTCAAAGTCATCTTTCCTCAAAGGTGTATCATCTATATTTATTCCAACATACCCTGATTTTGTAGTGGGGATGGCTGAAAGGAATGTTCCTACATCTCTGATACTAACAGAAAAGGTGTTTTCTAAGGTTCGGGATGAACATCGCGAGAAACTTGAATACTATTTGAATGCTTCTCAAACGGAGTTATTTGTTGTTGATGATATCAAAGTAGCATTTGTGGTTACGGATGTTTTCTTTTCAATGTCTCTTTTCTTTAATCCTGACACATATGATCCCCGGGATGATCTGGTAGGATATGATCGATCATCCCTTAAATGGGGAAGTGACCTTTTCGATCATTACAAAGGAATGTCTCGTCAGATCCCTTCTATTTGA
- a CDS encoding UbiA family prenyltransferase, with protein MSSNCTINHPGHSANKYDYNYSELGSSLAPTLNLLKSSVLVSFSGALRIHIAFLLMHISSVFYNCLAGGLIIYAVYTLDRAMDVEEDAANRPELKGASKKTALIVSLICFLIGAAILSANGLIMIAFLPLVTGYLYTKGIKVGKFNLRLKGGMGMKNLVVGITWGAFIAGIAGIYAASIVAPLIVFLYFGMKLFINSTIYDFKDIKGDTMAGIKTLPVVLGKQRAKILLFTLHLLAHSMLLMFIMTEMIAFEPIILGYSFIIGLLYIKNFAEQVEIETNKRLTKRLFMIDGESTSIVGLRTIVNGLIV; from the coding sequence ATGAGTTCGAATTGCACCATTAACCATCCAGGTCATTCAGCAAATAAATACGATTACAATTACAGTGAACTTGGTAGTAGTCTTGCACCAACGCTCAACCTTTTAAAAAGTTCTGTACTGGTTTCTTTTTCAGGTGCCCTCAGAATACACATAGCATTTCTTCTTATGCACATTAGCTCTGTTTTTTATAACTGCCTTGCAGGAGGACTTATCATTTACGCAGTCTACACCCTTGACCGAGCGATGGATGTAGAAGAGGATGCGGCCAATAGGCCTGAATTAAAAGGTGCGTCAAAAAAAACGGCACTGATTGTTTCACTTATCTGTTTTTTAATAGGAGCAGCCATACTCAGCGCAAATGGATTGATCATGATAGCTTTTCTTCCACTGGTAACCGGTTACCTCTATACCAAGGGCATTAAGGTAGGAAAGTTCAATCTAAGACTCAAAGGGGGAATGGGGATGAAAAATCTTGTCGTGGGAATTACCTGGGGAGCATTTATCGCAGGAATTGCAGGTATTTATGCTGCCAGCATTGTTGCACCACTAATAGTCTTCCTGTATTTTGGCATGAAACTGTTCATAAATTCTACAATATATGATTTTAAAGACATTAAAGGAGACACAATGGCAGGAATTAAGACATTACCTGTAGTACTCGGAAAACAAAGAGCAAAAATACTTCTGTTCACTCTGCATTTGTTGGCTCACTCAATGCTGTTGATGTTCATAATGACAGAAATGATTGCTTTTGAACCAATAATACTGGGTTACAGCTTCATCATCGGATTATTATATATCAAAAACTTTGCCGAACAGGTCGAAATAGAGACAAACAAAAGGCTGACAAAGAGGCTATTCATGATAGACGGAGAATCAACCTCAATTGTCGGACTGAGAACCATTGTAAATGGTCTTATAGTCTGA